One Bombyx mori chromosome 28, ASM3026992v2 DNA segment encodes these proteins:
- the LOC101740444 gene encoding structural maintenance of chromosomes protein 5 has product MSETSNNIGARPGSIFRIALENFLTYKEVELFPNTSLNLIIGPNGTGKSTFVCAIILGLCGKPQLTGRSKKINDYVRTGCEKAKIEIELYKEPGERNVIITRTFNLRGESLWAIDYRSVKEKTVQDLVTSLKIQVDNLCQMLPQNRVQDFCQMNPQELLKRTLATIGDQEAIGQMNNLVNYRTEQRQLDNKMQTNTKLIEEQMTLHETLKKKIEAMRHRNEYEKKISICEKKKLWLQYKLLSARAAQTETRMAEALKIVKASHKKKQPLEMAVQRLREEKIKLEQERATGSRKINELADKVKELLNGIQDYDRQIKEVDRAFEEKLQRHRNRERELVEARTKLDKLKNDRTSLIEKFGDEKIASEKARALRERISEIQSQIHSIQRSKARKEMEYEQQTLPNLRILKNKLRKLEDVETKRLETLKEYSEDTYKALEWLNENKELFHDQVYGPMMLELKFTHPETARYLESTVSSKDLVAFTFQSSRDMNLFLQRVREELQLRAVSALCSRAGDFSAPHHDIRELSYLGFQRTLVEGIAAPGPVLRYLCEQYQVHRIPIGNDHTYHHSENVPDHVTLFFTTRHRFSVRVSQYSGARASTVGEVRPPRLLANARDADLIRTCALQLKTLNATSESQLAAIKSLGDHISELEQRQGQLNNELKVIKDNASKIAEISCQIRVQARKVEGIENEESFDVAAESSRAAALRARAAAAQRRLHAGGAGALRRLHAAAAAPALLKVKLEIIRDEIVQRESELIDLRNELDEAKRSLELVQTQHAEAQSRAAAKLSQVRARCGAADPADPASPLAALFRDLPDELDALAERCYELQTSVDCMDKETGNVIKDYEECEKAIEALQAENKNVDRQNQTLLRRMDTLSTQWLPTVEKLLQEIDKRFGEMFALLNCAGEVRLDKGNSDEDYDKYGVVVLVRFRESEELQPLCRKRHSGGERALSIALYLMALQRLFTVPFRCVDEINQGMDEINERKMFQLLVQVTSECENSQYFLLTPKLLSNLEYNDKIMVHTIMNGKHVMRYKEWDHATFVQRARQLSRS; this is encoded by the exons atgtcgGAAACTTCTAATAATATAGGAGCGAGGCCTGGCTCCATATTCAGAATTGCGTTAGAAAACTTCCT TACATATAAAGAAGTAGAGCTGTTCCCAAACACATCACTGAACCTGATCATTGGTCCCAATGGAACAGGGAAGTCTACGTTTGTCTGTGCAATCATACTTGGACTATGCGGTAAGCCCCAACTTACGGGCCGATcaaaaaag ATAAATGACTATGTGCGCACTGGATGCGAAAAGGCAAAAATTGAGATAGAATTATATAAGGAACCGGGTGAAAGAAATGTGATTATAACGAGGACTTTCAATTTGCGAGGAGAGTCTTTGTGGGCGATTGACTATAGAAGTGTGAAAGAAAAAACTGTTCAGGATTTAGTAACTAGTTTGAAAATACAA GTGGACAACCTATGCCAGATGTTACCTCAAAACCGAGTCCAAGATTTCTGCCAAATGAACCCTCAGGAATTGCTCAAGAGAACGCTAGCAACGATCGGTGACCAGGAGGCCATAGGGCAAATGAACAATTTGGTAAATTACAGAACCGAACAAAGACAGTTGGACAACAAAATGCAAACTAACACCAAATTAATCGAGGAACAGATGACATTACATGAAAC cttaaaaaagaaaatagaagcTATGCGACATCGAAACGAGTATGAAAAGAAAATTAGTATATGTGAAAAGAAGAAACTGTGGCTTCAATATAAACTGTTAAGTGCCAGAGCGGCGCAGACCGAGACTCGCATGGCAGAGGCTCTGAAAATAGTCAAGGCTAGTCACAAGAAGAAGCAGCCATTGGAAATGGCTGTACAGAGATTGAGAGAAGAAAAAATCAAATTGGAACAGGAAAGAGCAACAGGG AGTAGAAAAATAAATGAGCTAGCGGATAAAGTGAAAGAGCTGCTAAACGGCATCCAGGACTACGATAGACAGATCAAGGAGGTGGACCGCGCTTTTGAGGAGAAGCTGCAGAGGCACAggaatagagagagagagttgGTCGAGGCCAGAACGAAACTCGACAAACTGAAGAACGACAGAACTAGCCTCATTGAGAAATTTGGCGACG AGAAAATAGCAAGTGAGAAAGCAAGAGCGCTGAGGGAACGTATAAGCGAGATCCAATCACAAATCCACAGCATTCAGAGGAGCAAAGCCAGGAAGGAGATGGAATATGAACAGCAGACTCTACCCAACCTTAGGATATTGAAAAACAA ATTAAGGAAATTAGAAGACGTCGAGACGAAGCGTTTAGAGACTTTGAAAGAATACAGCGAGGACACCTACAAGGCGCTGGAATGGCTCAACGAGAACAAGGAGTTGTTCCATGACCAGGTCTACGGGCCCATGATGCTCGAG CTGAAATTCACGCATCCGGAGACCGCCCGCTACCTCGAGTCGACGGTCTCCAGCAAGGACCTGGTCGCCTTCACGTTCCAGTCCAGCCGCGACATGAACCTCTTCCTGCAGAGGGTCCGCGAGGAGCTGCAGCTGCGCGCCGTCAGCGCCCTCTGCAGCCGCGCCGGGGACTTCAGCGCGCCCCACCACGACATCAGGGAACTCAG CTACCTCGGGTTCCAGAGGACCTTGGTGGAGGGCATAGCGGCGCCGGGCCCGGTGCTGCGGTACCTGTGCGAGCAGTACCAAGTCCACAGGATCCCCATCGGGAACGACCACACGTACCACCACAGCGAGAACGTGCCGGATCACGTCACGCTGTTTTTTacaa CGCGGCACCGGTTCAGCGTGCGCGTGTCGCAGTACAGCGGCGCGCGCGCCAGCACGGTGGGCGAGGTGCGGCCGCCGCGCCTGCTTGCCAACGCGCGCGACGCCGACCTCATCCGCACCTGCGCGCTACA attgaaAACATTAAATGCGACCTCGGAAAGCCAATTGGCCGCCATCAAGAGTCTGGGAGATCACATCTCGGAGCTGGAACAAAGGCAGGGCCAActaaataatgaattgaaagtTATTAAAGACAATGCATCAAAG ATCGCAGAGATATCGTGCCAAATAAGAGTTCAGGCGAGGAAAGTGGAGGGCATCGAGAACGAGGAGTCCTTCGACGTCGCCGCCGAGTCGAGCCGCGCCGCCGCACTGCgggcccgcgccgccgccgcccagCGCCGCCTGCAcgcggggggcgcgggggcgCTGCGCCGCCtgcacgccgccgccgccgcgcccgcGCTGCTCAAG GTTAAACTGGAGATAATACGCGATGAGATCGTTCAACGGGAATCAGAATTGATCGATCTGAGAAACGAATTGGACGAAGCCAAG AGATCCTTGGAGCTGGTGCAGACGCAGCACGCTGAAGCTCAGTCGAGGGCGGCCGCCAAGCTGTCTCAGGTGCGGGCTCGCTGCGGCGCCGCGGACCCCGCCGACCCCGCCTCCCCCCTCGCGGCGCTGTTCCGCGACCTGCCGGACGAGCTGGACGCGCTGGCCGAGCGCTGCTACGAACTGCAGACCAGCGTCGACTGTATGGACAAGGAGACCGGGAAC gtGATAAAGGATTACGAGGAATGCGAGAAAGCGATAGAGGCTCTCCAAGCTGAGAACAAGAATGTTGACCGACAGAACCAGACCTTGCTACGGCGGATGGACACGCTCAG CACGCAATGGCTGCCGACCGTCGAGAAACTTCTCCAGGAGATCGACAAACGTTTCGGCGAGATGTTCGCGTTGCTGAACTGCGCCGGCGAAGTGAGACTCGACAAAGGGAACAGCGAC GAGGACTACGATAAGTACGGCGTGGTCGTACTGGTGAGGTTCCGGGAATCTGAGGAGTTGCAGCCGCTCTGCCGCAAGAGGCACTCCGGGGGGGAGCGCGCGCTCTCCATCGCGCTGTACCTCATGGCCCTGCAGAGGCTCTTCACAGTGCCCTTCAG ATGCGTGGACGAAATAAATCAAGGCATGGACGAGATCAATGAACGCAAGATGTTCCAACTCCTGGTCCAAGTGACGAGTGAATGTGAGAACTCCCAGTACTTCCTGTTGACGCCCAAA CTGCTGTCCAATCTGGAGTACAACGACAAGATAATGGTCCACACCATCATGAACGGGAAACACGTCATGAGATATAAAGAATGGGACCACGCCACGTTCGTGCAGAGGGCACGGCAGCTAAGCAGATCCTGA